Proteins encoded by one window of Vitis vinifera cultivar Pinot Noir 40024 chromosome 10, ASM3070453v1:
- the LOC100262452 gene encoding thymidine kinase isoform X3 — translation MDGCSKLKFEECALSFVSASVARLLIRCLEGRKVAIIKSNKDTRYGLDSIVTHDGVKLPCWALADLSSFREKLGSDAYDELDVIGIDEAQFFGDLYEFCCKAADHDGKTVIVAGLDGDYLRRSFGSVLDIIPLADSVTKLTARCEICGKRAFFTLRKTAEKKTELIGGADVYMPVCRQHYVSGQVVIEEATRIVLESQKVQCGEK, via the exons ATGGATGGCTGCTCCAAGTTGAAGTTTGAAGAATGTGCATTAAGCTTTGTATCTGCATCTGTTGCCAGGCTGTTGATCAGATGTTTAGAAGGCAG AAAGGTAgcaataataaaatcaaacaaggaCACAAGATATGGATTGGATTCCATTGTGACTCATGATGGAGTGAAGTTGCCATGTTGGGCATTGGCAGATTTGTCATCTTTCAGGGAAAAGCTTGGTTCCGATGCTTATGATGAG CTTGATGTGATTGGTATTGATGAAGCTCAATTCTTTGGCGACCTCTATGAATTTTGCTGTAAAGCTGCTGATCATGATGGCAAAACTGTTATAGTTGCTGGCCTGGATGGCGACTATTTGAG AAGGAGCTTTGGTTCTGTGCTCGATATTATTCCCCTTGCTGATTCTGTTACTAAGCTAACTGCACGATGTGAGATTTGTGGGAAACGGGCTTTCTTTACCCTAAGGAAGACAGCGGAGAAAAAGACAGAACTGATTGGCGGGGCTGATGTGTACATGCCTGTGTGTCGACAACATTATGTCAGTGGACAAGTGGTCATAGAAGAAGCTACAAGAATTGTCCTTGAATCTCAGAAGGTCCAGTGTGGCGAAAAATAG